A genomic segment from Nodularia sphaerocarpa UHCC 0038 encodes:
- a CDS encoding SLBB domain-containing protein: MLNTGLRKFLTQPFLGAALLTAVNVAAPSASLAQGQLVPQTTQSTFPTVEPGTPGTQPIFPTQKQASPSIPIDTNYTLGGGDLIRVNVFEVPEYTGEYQVPPGGSINLPLIGSVPVLGLTTEQAADEIAQRYSRFLKRPLISVNLLSPRPINILVAGEVTRPGSYTLNLQGGAGNNPGVQYPTVLAALTTAQGVTLAADVTQVQLRRKVGRSSEQVVNLNLKELIETGRINQDITLRDGDTIVVPTATSFNVAEARNLFSANFAASPTTPRTVAIIGEVNRPGSYLVSPGGGGAEAGGGGTTAGGIPTVMRALQLAGGITSQADVRNVKLRRPTRTGSEQNIDIDLWKLLQAGDLNQDIIVQDGDTIVIPTATEVNTAEATQLAATTLSPATIQVGVVGEVKQPGTVEVKPNSSLNQALLAAGGFNDSRARKTTVDLVRLNSNGSVTKREVKVDFSQGINEETNPILRNNDVVIVNRSGLATAGDNVGTVVNPLGSLFGVFRAIFGLF, encoded by the coding sequence ATGCTTAATACAGGTTTGCGGAAATTCCTCACCCAGCCATTTTTGGGTGCGGCTTTGTTAACGGCTGTCAATGTTGCAGCGCCGTCTGCCAGCCTAGCTCAGGGACAACTAGTACCACAAACAACACAATCAACCTTCCCCACAGTAGAACCAGGAACACCGGGTACACAACCGATATTTCCCACACAAAAACAAGCATCACCGAGCATACCAATAGATACTAACTATACTTTAGGCGGCGGTGATCTGATTCGGGTCAATGTATTTGAAGTACCAGAATATACTGGGGAATACCAAGTACCTCCAGGTGGATCAATTAACCTACCTTTAATTGGCAGTGTACCCGTATTGGGTCTAACAACCGAACAAGCTGCTGATGAAATTGCCCAAAGGTATTCTCGCTTTCTCAAACGTCCCTTAATTTCAGTTAACTTATTATCGCCGCGTCCGATCAATATTTTGGTCGCCGGAGAAGTCACACGTCCAGGGTCTTATACTCTCAACTTACAAGGAGGGGCGGGTAATAATCCCGGTGTACAATACCCAACTGTATTAGCTGCGCTCACCACAGCCCAGGGTGTAACCTTGGCAGCAGATGTCACTCAAGTGCAATTAAGACGTAAGGTAGGACGTTCCTCGGAGCAAGTTGTTAATCTGAATTTAAAGGAACTGATCGAAACAGGTCGGATAAATCAGGATATTACCTTACGGGATGGTGACACGATTGTTGTGCCAACTGCAACTAGTTTTAACGTAGCAGAAGCACGTAATCTCTTTTCAGCTAACTTTGCCGCTAGCCCAACTACACCCAGGACTGTAGCCATCATTGGTGAAGTTAATCGTCCCGGTTCATATCTGGTCAGCCCTGGTGGCGGCGGAGCAGAAGCTGGTGGTGGTGGAACTACCGCAGGTGGTATCCCGACTGTGATGAGAGCGCTGCAATTAGCTGGGGGAATTACATCACAAGCTGACGTTCGTAATGTTAAGCTGCGCCGACCCACAAGAACCGGTTCAGAACAAAATATAGATATCGACCTCTGGAAATTATTGCAGGCTGGTGATCTTAATCAAGACATTATTGTGCAAGATGGAGATACAATTGTTATCCCTACTGCCACTGAGGTTAACACAGCAGAAGCTACTCAATTAGCTGCCACTACTTTGTCTCCGGCAACAATTCAAGTTGGTGTGGTAGGGGAAGTCAAACAACCTGGAACTGTGGAGGTGAAGCCTAATAGCTCCTTAAATCAGGCGTTGTTGGCTGCGGGTGGATTCAACGATTCTAGAGCTAGAAAAACTACCGTGGATTTGGTTCGCCTGAATAGCAATGGTTCTGTGACTAAGCGGGAAGTCAAAGTTGATTTTTCTCAGGGAATTAATGAAGAGACTAATCCCATACTCCGCAATAATGATGTTGTGATCGTCAACCGTTCTGGTTTAGCCACGGCAGGCGATAATGTGGGGACAGTCGTCAATCCTCTAGGCAGTTTATTCGGAGTGTTCAGGGCTATCTTCGGTTTGTTTTAA
- a CDS encoding alpha/beta hydrolase, translated as MYSWLDKHLPQMSLLKGLLCSLTLGVSCSVGIPSAQAAQTVTIRLGPFQQSLAIADLEKFAKTGKLPEKLQIYGFVLTPQVGELLNRTLQVDPGLGDKFLDELVRSPQGKQLISSLRTAIPDSTIEGLQSALYLSLRQVNGLSAIGFLRAYPQQNITVDATQALQIALEFNANNLQSQALGVLLERELLVKNNTAFQPSFDPAATGKNTVQQQTLTLQDRKRNRRIPVDIYWSQSQTPAPLVVISHGFGANRQFFSYLARHLASHGITVAAIEHPGSNSVAINNASNQMNLAQLIPASEFIARPKDVSFLLNELEKLNTQSGQLQGKLNTEQVNVIGHSLGGYTALALVGGELDLKQLREFCKTSLSFGESPGDWLQCAAASLKDNQPDLQDQRVKSAIALNPLVGKLFGTKGLTKVTKPVLMLAATEDALTPALTHQFRPFNQLSGSKYLLTAIGATHLSITDPAYAISAAAAIVREKRGQETNSLRQLIRGVTLAFIKQDTAEAQIYQPFLTPAYAQSLSTAELPLRFNSDLPPKITPWLSFFQKADISPVN; from the coding sequence ATGTACTCTTGGCTGGACAAACATCTACCTCAAATGTCCTTGCTCAAAGGATTACTGTGCAGTTTAACTCTGGGTGTAAGTTGCAGTGTTGGCATTCCCTCGGCTCAGGCAGCACAAACAGTTACTATTCGCTTGGGGCCATTTCAGCAGTCGTTAGCGATCGCCGACTTAGAAAAATTTGCCAAAACCGGGAAACTACCAGAAAAACTCCAAATTTATGGCTTTGTTTTAACTCCCCAAGTAGGGGAATTACTGAATCGAACCTTACAAGTAGATCCAGGTTTGGGAGACAAATTTCTGGATGAGTTAGTGCGATCGCCACAAGGTAAACAATTAATTTCTTCCTTGAGAACAGCAATACCAGACAGTACCATAGAAGGACTCCAATCAGCGCTGTACCTTTCTCTACGTCAAGTCAACGGCTTAAGTGCAATTGGTTTTTTGCGCGCCTATCCACAACAAAATATTACTGTAGATGCAACTCAAGCACTGCAAATCGCCTTAGAGTTTAACGCCAACAACTTGCAAAGCCAAGCCCTTGGGGTTTTACTAGAACGAGAATTATTAGTCAAAAATAATACCGCTTTTCAGCCAAGCTTTGACCCAGCAGCCACAGGAAAAAACACAGTTCAACAGCAGACACTTACTCTACAAGATAGAAAACGCAATCGCCGCATACCTGTAGACATTTATTGGAGTCAAAGTCAAACCCCAGCACCACTGGTAGTTATTTCCCACGGCTTTGGAGCCAACCGGCAATTCTTTAGCTATTTAGCCCGTCATCTAGCTTCTCACGGAATTACAGTTGCAGCGATTGAACATCCTGGGAGTAACTCTGTGGCTATTAATAACGCTAGCAATCAGATGAATTTGGCGCAACTCATCCCCGCCAGTGAATTTATTGCTCGACCAAAAGATGTCAGCTTTTTGCTCAACGAACTAGAAAAACTCAATACTCAATCAGGACAACTTCAAGGAAAACTGAATACAGAGCAAGTAAATGTGATTGGTCACTCATTAGGGGGCTATACTGCATTAGCCTTAGTAGGTGGAGAACTAGACTTAAAACAGCTGCGAGAGTTCTGTAAAACATCTCTTTCCTTTGGTGAATCACCAGGGGATTGGTTACAGTGTGCCGCAGCTAGTTTAAAAGACAATCAACCCGATTTGCAAGATCAGCGAGTTAAGAGTGCGATCGCACTCAACCCCCTAGTTGGTAAACTCTTTGGGACAAAAGGATTAACAAAAGTAACCAAACCTGTATTAATGTTAGCCGCAACTGAAGATGCACTCACCCCCGCCTTAACGCATCAATTCCGACCTTTTAACCAACTGAGCGGTTCTAAGTATCTGTTAACAGCCATTGGCGCTACACACTTGAGTATTACCGATCCAGCCTATGCGATCAGTGCAGCAGCTGCGATTGTCAGAGAAAAGCGAGGACAAGAAACCAACTCCTTACGCCAGTTAATTCGTGGTGTCACCTTAGCATTTATCAAACAAGACACAGCAGAAGCCCAGATTTACCAACCATTTCTGACACCAGCTTACGCCCAATCTCTTTCCACAGCAGAACTACCCCTACGATTCAATTCTGATTTACCACCAAAAATCACACCTTGGCTAAGTTTTTTCCAAAAGGCTGACATTAGTCCTGTAAATTAA